GCGATGTCCCTGGCCTGCTTTCGCTCGCGGCACCGCATCCGATGTGGCTATCGGGCGAAGGGAGCCAGGTTCCACCGGTCGTCGCCACGACCTATCAAGTCGCAAATGCGCCGACGGTGGTTTCGTATGACGGTCCCCCCGCCGGTGAAGCTGCTGCTGCCGTAAACTGGCTGTTAAGCGGACTCAGTTAACACAGAAAGCCTTTGAAGGCCCTTCATCGAGTCGCTGCAACCAATGGCGACGACTCGATGAAGCCATACGCGCGACGAACGATCACTCGAAACCGTAACTCGATCCGATGCGCCGGCAACCGCAGAGAGACGCCTTCACGCGAAGTCTTCTCCGGCTGCGTCGTCGTCGGGTTCAGGAAGCTGTGGCATCCCGAGCACGGCTTCGACTTTTTCTGCAGCCTGGGCGAGTCGGGCGAACAGTCGAAGCTGAATCGTAACAAGCCTGGACTGCAAGGCGTCGGCAACCGAGATCAGCTCGGTCAGTTCATTCTCGGCAGGTATCCGTGGCAGGGCATACTCTTGCAGTGTGGTTTCTGCCTGAGCGTGGTCAAAGGGATAGAGATGTCCGCCCATCTCTTTTCGAATTGACACGAGCCGAGACCGCAGGGTCGAAACGTGCTGCGCAATCGACTCGTTGACGCCTGAGTTTGCAGGAGCGTTTTTCATCGCATCGCAGAGCGTTGAAAGCCGCATGAAGACGATTCTGAGCGAAGGGAGCTCACCCATGAGATGACTGATCAAAGCTGCTTCTGGTAACAAAGTCTGTACCTCGTACTGCAAATCGTCACCGTCATCGATATTTCGCGCAACATTGGGTAGATGCAGCAATTGGAGGGCGAACGACAGGCGATTGCCAGCCTCTGTTTCGAATGGCAGAAGCTTCGCAGCAAGGTTCGCAATGCCTTCGCGTGATCGCGTTTGCTTCGCTGCGGCGCATTCCAGCGTCGCTTTGGCCAGGCGATAGTCGTGCGGATTCAATGGCAGCCCGGCCTGAAGCAGGGTTTGAGCTGAGATCGTTTCGAAATAGGTCTCTTCGGCCATTTGGTAACGAGGAGTCACATCTTTGTACGCCGTTAGTTCGGACAGCATTCGTTCACGAGTTGCTTTCAGCTCGTTCGCGACTTCGCGTGGATGCGCCGGCTTGTCTGCAGCCTGCGAGGCGAGGGGAAGTGGTCGCAGTCGCGGAATATCCGCTTGGAAGTATCGACGGAGTGCTTTTGCGGCGCGAATCTGCTCGCTTTGCCGTTCCATTAGCTTTTCGACCGGGTGCAAATCTCTCGCTTTGATCGGTTGGTTCAAGATCCCTTCATAGAATTCGATGGTCAATGTTTTCGAGATTTCCTCGAAGCGATTGAACAGTGCGGTCGCGAGTAGATTCGGCGGCAATTTTCCAGGTTGAAACATTCCCGGCGAGGCATCGCAGGCGCCAGCTTGAATCCGATCGATATCGGACGGGTGGGTATCGAAGATGCCCGTTTTCTCTTGATCCATTAAGCGGCGAAGCTTCTTTTTCAATTTGGGCGAGACGAATGCCGTGTTGGCGATGACCAGTGCGATCAGATTATCGGGAAGCCGACCTTCTTCCAGAAATGCGGCGATATCGCGAAGAGATGTTTGATGAGCCAGCCTCAATTCGCGCAAGCGTCGCAACGTCGACGCAAGGGTTGTTGCACCGACTGTGCGCACCTCGCAGCGATCCGCGCTGAATTCCATTTCTCGTGACATCAGACAGCCGATGACATTTCCAGCGTAAGACAGACATAAGAGGACCCGACGAGTGATCCAAACGACGCCACGTGCGAACCAGCACGGCGGCGCGAGCATCCCACGGTTCTGACATTGAACCATGAGCCAGACATCGACGGCATCGCGTTCATGCGCGGCATGAGCAAACCAGTGATTCGTTCGTCGTACAATGTATTCGAGCGACATGGCTGCTCGCTGTGTAAAATGCCCGAGCTCGTGGGCCAGCACGCCAGTAAACTGACGCAAAGTCAACCCCGCAACCAGCGGCAGGCCGAGGTAGAGTGACAGATCCTGGCGTCCAAAAACGCCCATCCAACCACGTCGAAACTCGGCGGCGGCGTTCAAGTCGCACGTCACGTAAATGTGAGTGGGGCGACTGGTCCCCACAGCATCACACAATTGATCGATGTATTCGTACAAAAAGGGCTCGGTATTTCTTCGGAGCGTCCGCGGTCGTTGAACAATGATCATTCGGGCAAACAACGGCTTGATCAGCCCTAAAAGGCAAGACGCACCTACCGTGATCACAGAACCAATAACAAGAATGCGGGGGACAAGCGTCCAGCCCGCAAGGAACCATTTCAGATGGAGGAAGAATGCGACAAGGCAGCCGATAACCAAAGTCACTGAGAGCAGATAGCACAGTGGTACGAGCAAAATCGCTGCCGTCGTGAATAGCAGACCAACCGTGTATTTCCACGACACTGCCGGGAGCGGCACTGCTCCGGAGATCGCGTTCAGAATTTGACGCTGCTGGCTCGCAGGCTCGTTCATGACGGCTTGATCGCTCCCTGACCGTCAACGGCGGATGTCGTCCATCGACTGAAACTCGATCGAACAATCTGTTTGGGTGTGAATCGGAAGAATGCCGCGCAAAGGGCCACTACGCCAATCATCAAACCGACCAGTGTTATGGTAACCAATCCGATCAGAAACCACGTCCACGGAGAGATTGGCTGTTCGGACGGAAGACGGCGCAGGCGACCTGACTCTTCGATGAATGAAGCAGGCGAAATTGTGTTTTCCGCCGAAACGTCGATTTGAACGCCACACGCCTTACAGCGAATCGAACGTCCAACGGCCGCCTCTTTGAGACGATGCTGGTTCCCGCATATGTCACACTCAGCCAGAACCGCCATCTGGCGAGTTTCCTCGAAGTAAAAGGCCTGCCGCGATCGTTCACTCGATTGCGCAGGTTCGTGATGTTATCGCCGATGAAACCGATTTCAAGACATTTTTAGGCAAAACAAGATCGATGAAAGGAACGCAAGGCGCAGGATTCGATGCGTTGCAGTGCCCCCACATTCACAAAGGTGCCCATCGCGTTCCCGATGGGCACAAAGCGCTCACCATCGTCGCCGTAGTGAAGTCTGATCGGTAAAGTATGAGTTGCGTTTTCCAATGATTCAATGCTTTCCGCCGCGAGGGCATGTGCCGCGTCAACAGTCAGTCACTTTGTTCAGGAATTGTGAGTCGAAATGCGAATTGCCACAGGAGGAATCTCACATGAAACCAGTTCGTTCGCCGTGAAGAAAACGACTTTGGACGACTTCGCAAACGGGTTTGGTCTGTTTCGCGGCGACGAGGTGATTCAGCGATTTCGCGGAGCCAATATTTGCACCGGGGGGTTCATCGAGGGAAGTCGGACGCATGGATTTGAGCTGGTTCCATTATTGTGGGGATTTGCCTATCCGAGTGGCACTATCGTCCGAAAGGACTACGAGTTGCTGAAGGAAGAATTCCTTCAGCGGTTACGTCAGGATGAAGCGACACACGGACGAATTGACGGAGTACTGCTTGATCTCCATGGTGCGATGGTCATTGAGGAGATTCCTGACGGTGATGGCGATTTCATTGAAGCCATCAGAAACTATCTTGGCGACGATCGCCCCATTGTCGTAACGTTTGATCTTCATGGGAATCACACCCTGCGACGCGTCAATGCAGCAACGGCGATCGTTGGTTTTGATACGTACCCGCATATCGATATGGCGGAACGTGGTCGCGAGGCCGCTGACTTGATCGTCAAGACGATCCGCCACGAGATTGAGCCCGTGATGGCGTTTCGTTCAATTCCTCTCTTCTGGCACACACCAACTCAGGTGACCGCCAATCCTCCGATGGTTGAGGTGATTCAGTTCGCTCACGAATTGGAACGTCGCCAGGGAATCCTGGCCGTGACCATCGCCACGGGATTTCCATGGGCCGATGTCCCCGACGTGGGCGCGAGTGTCATCATCGTGGCCGACCGTGATGCGACGCTCGCGAGTCACGCTGCCGACGAGTTTTCGAATTGGATCTGGGAGCAACGCGAACGGTGGTACTGCCCTCCCAAGTCGGTCCGAGATGCCATTCGAGAAGGTGAGATTCACGGACGGTACCCCATCGTTCTCGCCGACCATGCCGACAATACCGGTGGAGGTTCACCTGGCGACTCAACCGAGATCCTGGAAACGTTTCTCGACATGGGCCTGTCCGATGCACTCATTCTGTACATCGTCGATCCCGATGTGGCGAAGCAAGCACATGCGGCAGGAGTTGGCAAGCAAATCGACGTTCTCGTCGGAGGCAAGTCGGCAGACATTCAGGGCCCGCCTGTCCAAATGCATGCGACGGTGATGGCCGTGTCTCATGGTGACTTTACTTACGATGGCCCGATGTATGCAGGTCTAACGGGGAACATGGGGTGTTCTGCGTGGCTGAAGCAAGACGGGGTGTCAGTCGTCGTCGTCACCGCGAACGAACAGCCGCTTGGCCCGGCATTCGCGAAAACACTGGGGATCGACTGTCGTTCCATGAAATATATTTCCGTGAAGTCATCAGCCCATTTTCGGGCGAGCTTCGAGCCGATCGCGGGCATCATTCTGAATGTGGATGCCAAGGCGATTCACACACACGAGTTTCCGTTGCTGCGTCACCAACTTCGTACCAGACCGGTCTTTCCGGTGGAGATTCTGCCGCGCGATTTGAGCTGACGTTTTCCCTTCTTTTGACGGCCATTCAGTGTCTTCAGACGATGTGAGATGGATTCGAGCCGCGCGCCTCCATTGAGGCCGCGGCTTGAATCTTGAGTCGATTTTCAAAAAAACGCCATTTTTTCGAAAATTGGCCTTTCCGAAAAATCAGGTCTTCACATATATCTCCGCCCGCGCCAACGGACTTCACCTACGGGCCACACCGGTTCTCCCACCGGGTCTGCCAGTCCAGCGGTCACATCTCCCCTCTCCCCATCACGTCTACTGGTATTGGTTCAAAGGAACACTGTATGTTCAACAGAATTGCATTGGTCATTGCGGGCTTGATGCTGACCGTTTCGTCGGTTGGTTGCTGTTGCCTTGGCGGCTACGGCTACGGTGCAGGTTATGGCGCTCGAGGCTGTCAGCCATGCAACAATGGCTGTCCTCCAGCAGGTGGTAGCTACTACCAACAGGGCGCGATGTATCAAGGTGCGGACATCTCGCAGCAGGCCTTCTCCAGCAGTGCATTCACGCAATCAGCGTATGTACCTACGATGCAGTCAGCTGGCATGACGACAACCGCATCCGCAATTCCCGGTGCGATTCAAGGCCCACCAATCTATTTGAACACGGCCACCGTCCCAGCCGCCAGCTTGCCGCTGTATTAATCGAACGTCGTTCGAATCAAACGGCAGTTTCCGACCTGATTGATTCAGGTCGCGGGCGAATTGTCCACACGAAGTCGACGACGTGGTGGTGGACCCCGTTGGCAGACTTTGACCAAGAATTCAGTAAGAGTGAGCGACGACCCTACCCGGGGAAGTCTTGATGTTCGGGCTCTCGCGTGACGAAAACGGACTGAGATCGTTCGTTGTGCGAAAGCCCGATTCCAGCAAGACGCTCGTGGTAGGGTCGTTTCATTTCGTTTGATCTGGACGCGAATGATCGATCGGTCATCACGGCGGGCGCGGCACCTGAAATCGAGCTGACCTCACATGGATTGCCGTGGCGGCGTGTTTCAATGAGACTCGCCGCGGCCGACGTCGATGCGGTAGACTTGTGTGTGCTACGCCGCAGGTTGATTCGATTCTTCATCTCGAGTCGCGGGGGGCATCAAATCCTCATCCGCTTTGGTCGCTGATATGGCCGAATATCGATACATCGCACGCGAACTCTCCGGACAACAAGTCGCGGGGACGGTTTCGGCGGCATCCGAACGGGAAGCGCTCGGTTCTCTGGCGGCGAAGAACTTATTTCCCGTCTCGATCAATCTGGCCGACGCGGCGAAGGCGCACCAGGCCAACAAGCGACGACAAGTACCAGCCAGAATCTTGGCGGTATTTTACTCTCAAATTGCCGACCTGCTGCGTTCAGGCGTGCCTTTGCTAAGGTCGCTGGATTTGCTGGTCAAGCAGACTCGGCACGTCACACTAAAACTTGTTGTTCAGGAAGTCCGCGATCAAGTCGCCGACGGAACACGTCTGGCCGAGGCGATGCGCCAGCACCCCACGGTGTTCAACGAGCTGACCATCAGTATGGTTCGTGCGGGCGAGGAAGGCAGCTTCCTGGAGGAATCACTTCAACGGATTGCGACGTTTACCGAGCATCAAGAGGAGCTTAAGGGCCGTGTCGTCGGTGCGATGATTTATCCCGCGTTCCTGGTCGTCGCAGGGACGATTGTGGTGATTGGGATGCTCGTCTTCTTTGTGCCGATGTTTGATTCCATTTTCGACACCATGCGGAAACAAGGAACATTGCCTACGGCAACCGTGATCTTGCTGACGACGAGTGACTTTCTAAAGAAATACGGGTTACTCTTTCTGTTGGGATTGATCGCCGCCATATTTTTCGGCAAATCTTACTTTGCGAATGAAGCCGGGCGGCGGCGCTATGATGAACTGCGGCTGAAGATTGTTGGCATCGGCGCGGTCGTGCGCAGCTTGGCAGTGGCCCGTTTCTGCCGAGTTCTCGGCACGTTGCTTCACAACGGCGTTCCCATCCTGAGCGCGCTGAATATCGCAAAAGATGCGACGGGCAATCGGGTCATTAGTGAAGCGATCGCACAGGCGGCAGATCGCGTGTCCTCGGGCAGGTCCCTTGCGGAGCCTTTGGCCGAGTGCGGGCAGTTTCCGGTGGATGTTCTGGAAATGATCGCGGTCGGCGAAGAAGCCAACAATCTCGAACAGGTTCTCGTCGGTGTTGCGGACAAGATGGAGCGGCAGACCAATCGACAATTGGATCTCGTCGTACGCTTGCTCGAGCCCTTGATGCTTGTCGCAATGGCGGGCGTCATTCTGTTCCTACTGATGGCGCTGATGCTTCCGATCTTCAACATGTCCTCGATGACATGATGAAGGGTCTTCCGTGCTCGCTTGTCCCCTCCAGCGCAC
This genomic interval from Schlesneria paludicola DSM 18645 contains the following:
- a CDS encoding M48 family metallopeptidase, with amino-acid sequence MNEPASQQRQILNAISGAVPLPAVSWKYTVGLLFTTAAILLVPLCYLLSVTLVIGCLVAFFLHLKWFLAGWTLVPRILVIGSVITVGASCLLGLIKPLFARMIIVQRPRTLRRNTEPFLYEYIDQLCDAVGTSRPTHIYVTCDLNAAAEFRRGWMGVFGRQDLSLYLGLPLVAGLTLRQFTGVLAHELGHFTQRAAMSLEYIVRRTNHWFAHAAHERDAVDVWLMVQCQNRGMLAPPCWFARGVVWITRRVLLCLSYAGNVIGCLMSREMEFSADRCEVRTVGATTLASTLRRLRELRLAHQTSLRDIAAFLEEGRLPDNLIALVIANTAFVSPKLKKKLRRLMDQEKTGIFDTHPSDIDRIQAGACDASPGMFQPGKLPPNLLATALFNRFEEISKTLTIEFYEGILNQPIKARDLHPVEKLMERQSEQIRAAKALRRYFQADIPRLRPLPLASQAADKPAHPREVANELKATRERMLSELTAYKDVTPRYQMAEETYFETISAQTLLQAGLPLNPHDYRLAKATLECAAAKQTRSREGIANLAAKLLPFETEAGNRLSFALQLLHLPNVARNIDDGDDLQYEVQTLLPEAALISHLMGELPSLRIVFMRLSTLCDAMKNAPANSGVNESIAQHVSTLRSRLVSIRKEMGGHLYPFDHAQAETTLQEYALPRIPAENELTELISVADALQSRLVTIQLRLFARLAQAAEKVEAVLGMPQLPEPDDDAAGEDFA
- a CDS encoding M81 family metallopeptidase, producing the protein MRIATGGISHETSSFAVKKTTLDDFANGFGLFRGDEVIQRFRGANICTGGFIEGSRTHGFELVPLLWGFAYPSGTIVRKDYELLKEEFLQRLRQDEATHGRIDGVLLDLHGAMVIEEIPDGDGDFIEAIRNYLGDDRPIVVTFDLHGNHTLRRVNAATAIVGFDTYPHIDMAERGREAADLIVKTIRHEIEPVMAFRSIPLFWHTPTQVTANPPMVEVIQFAHELERRQGILAVTIATGFPWADVPDVGASVIIVADRDATLASHAADEFSNWIWEQRERWYCPPKSVRDAIREGEIHGRYPIVLADHADNTGGGSPGDSTEILETFLDMGLSDALILYIVDPDVAKQAHAAGVGKQIDVLVGGKSADIQGPPVQMHATVMAVSHGDFTYDGPMYAGLTGNMGCSAWLKQDGVSVVVVTANEQPLGPAFAKTLGIDCRSMKYISVKSSAHFRASFEPIAGIILNVDAKAIHTHEFPLLRHQLRTRPVFPVEILPRDLS
- a CDS encoding type II secretion system F family protein, whose amino-acid sequence is MAEYRYIARELSGQQVAGTVSAASEREALGSLAAKNLFPVSINLADAAKAHQANKRRQVPARILAVFYSQIADLLRSGVPLLRSLDLLVKQTRHVTLKLVVQEVRDQVADGTRLAEAMRQHPTVFNELTISMVRAGEEGSFLEESLQRIATFTEHQEELKGRVVGAMIYPAFLVVAGTIVVIGMLVFFVPMFDSIFDTMRKQGTLPTATVILLTTSDFLKKYGLLFLLGLIAAIFFGKSYFANEAGRRRYDELRLKIVGIGAVVRSLAVARFCRVLGTLLHNGVPILSALNIAKDATGNRVISEAIAQAADRVSSGRSLAEPLAECGQFPVDVLEMIAVGEEANNLEQVLVGVADKMERQTNRQLDLVVRLLEPLMLVAMAGVILFLLMALMLPIFNMSSMT